The Paenibacillus swuensis genome contains the following window.
CCTCGGTTTGAATCTGGCGAATAATCTGCTCCGCTTCTTCGTCCGTCGTTGCCGGGGTGAAAAACTGCGGCGTAAAATCGCTGGTATGAACGGCCTTTAGCGTCTTCACCTTGCGCTTCTGATTGTGACGTATGACCTCGTTGCCCAGACCCACGATACTTGAGGTGGAACGGTAGTTGATATCCAATGTGACGGTGCGAGCACCCGGGAACGTTTGGCCGAATTCCAGAATGAATTCGCTCCGGGCCCCGTTGAACGTGTAAATCGTCTGATCGTCATCCCCGACGACGAACAGATTGCGCGACTTTCGCACCAGCATTTGGACCAACTGATACTGCAGGTAATTCGTATCTTGAAACTCATCCACCATCACGTAAGTGAAGCGCTTCTGCAAGCCGGCCAGCAACTCCGGTTTCTCTTGCAGCATGTCATGAGCTATGACCAGGATGTCGTCGTAATCGATCTTGTTATATTGTTGCTTCCATTGTTCATATCGGGCAAAAATCTGGTTAATCTCCCGCTCCTCAGGCGTGCGGTCCGGCCACTGGTCGGGTTTAAGACCGTTCATCTTGTGCGCGGACAGTTGCGCCAGCACATCCTCCGGCTGGTAAGAATCATGCAGTTGGAGGTCGCGCAGGATTTTTTTGACCACAATCTGTTTGTAGCGATCCGCTCCAAGAATGTCTTGGGCGTGTCCTTTGTGCCGAATCAGCTTTAAGAAAAAAGCATGAAATGTGCTCGCCTGCACACGATTTGCGATGCTTCGGGAAATACCGGGCAGCCTTGCGATGCGTTCTTGCATTTCCATGGATGCTTTCTTCGTGAATGTGACCAGAAGAATATTCTCAGGGGCCACTCTGTGCAGAGTCAGCAAATAGCCCGTACGGGCGACGAGCACGGAGGTTTTGCCGGAACCGGCGCCGGCCAGCGTCAGCAACGGGCCTTGATGATGGCGCACAGCTTCAATCTGAGGCGCGTTAAGGCAGATGCCGCGGTCTTCCAGCGATCGGAAATAATACGCGTCTTGCGCGGTGTCAGGAACCAGCTCGCGGCTGGTTTCGCCGCCGGCGATGGGCGCATACGGAACATGCTTGATTTCGGAGCCAAACGGGGTTTTATAATAAACGGGTTCTATCGTCATATGGATTGGTAACCACCTTCTAAACAACGTGCAATTCATTGTACTGGAAGGCGGCGGAATCGGCAACGGGGAACATTTTACTCTTCCGACAACTCATCCACGAACTTACGCCGGAGCTCGGGTGTCCGCCACAGGCAAACATCCTGTCTTCCAAACCAGAGGTTCCGTCGTTTGGCAATGAAGTCATAGACGGCGTCCCGGATCGGCGCAGGCACCGCCAACAGCACGGACAGCAACGGCCACCCCTTGCCCAAATGGCGCACAACCCGAAGTGCCGCGGAGGATTTAATGTAGTAACGACCTTCCCGAATATACACAAAGGTGTCCATGCGTCCCGGACTCCCTCCAACCTGTTTCAACATGCTGCGTCCAACCTCGGACTGTAGAGCCGCGAAACGAAACCGGTCTCCAAGGTCCCGGGACACCACAAATTTGGTCATTCCCGCGCACAAGATACATTCCCCGTCAATGAGGAGCAGGTGTTTAGGAGTGGAGCGGTTTGTCTTGCCTTCATTAATAGGTTGATGCTGTGAAATTGTCATAACGCACCCCTCTCTATCCCTCTAAAGTGTATCGCCTTGGATTCATTGTGCTAAGTACCAACTTTTATAGAACCTAAGTCACAAGCCTTTCCGCCGAACCTTTTCCACCGCTTCTTTCCCGCTCCGTACGCCAAGCTTTTTCAGTAATTTATTAATTTGATTTTTTAAAGTGCTTTCGGTTTTGAACAATTTGCGTTCCATCTGCGGCTTCGTGTATCCCTGTTCCAACAGATCATACACTTCCCTTTCCGCGGGGGTCAGGGCTTGCAGTTGCTCTTCTTTTTTCAGTCGCGAAAATTCCTTCAGCAAAGCTTCCATAGGCGTACCGTGCAGCACAGCCGTTCGGATGGCATGGGGAAGGTGTTTATAGTTTGTTTTTGACACATAATCCACCGCCCCCGCCGTAAAAGCCTTCGTGATGACCGATTCATCTTCCAGCGAGGTTAACATGATCATTTTGAGCGGACGAATGTCCAGCATCTCCGCCGCCACATGAATGCCGTCAGGCAAATTCCCTGTCAGGTTAATGTCCATCAGCACGACATCCAGCTTGTCCGCGGCGTGGAACAACGTGAGCGCTTCATCTCGGTCCGATGCGATCCCGACAATTTCCAGATCGGGTTCCCGATTCAGAAACATTGCCATAGCCCGCGACCAGTCCGGATCATCCTCCACCAATAGTATACGGATCGTGTTCATGGTCGAACCTCCTCTGCGTTAAGAATACGCGTTACTTTACGACGGGGAAAAACAAACGACACCCGCGTGCCCTCCCCTTCCCGGCTGTGAAATTGCAACGATCCGCCGGTCTGTTTCATGACATAATACGTATAAGTAAGACCCAGTCCGAAGTTCCCCCTGCGGCTTTTGGTCGTATAGAAAGGTTCCATGACTTGTTTCCGCGTCTCCTCACTCATCCCTGAGCCTGTATCCCGAACTGTCAGGATCACGTCTTTACGAGCCGTAGCGTCCATGCTCAGTTCAAGACTTCCTCCGTCCGGCATGGCTTCGACCGCATTCCGAATCACGTTGCCTAGCGCTTCCTTGATGTGGACCTTGTCGCAAATGACGACGGGACGAATGACCGCATGAAACACGACATGAATCTCCATCTGATCCAAGAGAGGCTCCTGCTCCGTAATATTCTCTGTAACCAACTCCAGCAAGGCGACAGGCTCTTCCTGCAGGATTAACGTCCGCATCTGAGCGTGAATTTTAGTGACCATAGCCTGCATATGTTCCGAGGCATTTTTAATAATTTGGAGCTGCGCGTGTACTGCGGGGTCCGTGTCTTCTTTGTCTAACACAGCTTGGATGTTGTCGGTGCTGAGCGAGATTTTGCCAATTTCATTCTTGATTGTGTGGTTGAGGATGGCCGTTCCCGAGCTAATCGCTTTCATCGTACTTTCCAGAGTATCCTGTTCCAAACGCAACCGCACTCCCAGCGCCCCTGTCACAAAAGCAAAACCAAGTCCCGCTCCGAGTGAATAAATAATAAATCCGGCCACATAATTGAAAAAAGGGAACTCAGGGTCTACGACTCTCGCCACATTAATAAACAGCACTACAGCTATTAAAGTCGGCACCATCAACAGCACCGTGATAAACCGCTTTCGCTTGACGTTCGGGTTGGGTTCCCGTATATAGGCTCGAATCAATAGTACACATGTCGCGATATAATAGGGTCCAGCCCAGAGGAGTAAGCTTAACTCGTGCAATTGGATACGCGGGGTAGATGGCGTGAGAATGACCGTTAACACAACCGGTAGCAAAAGGACAAGCCGCAGTCCGCGGGTACCGCGATTCATTACTGCATATTCGGTGAAGAAGCGACCACTTGCCTGATGATCTTGTGTATATGCCAAAGCAAACAGAAGCGCGCCATAAGGGGTCAGCGTCTGGTTGATGATCGTAATTCCGTTAAACAACCAATACCCCGGGAGGGTATTAGCCCATTCGGTAAGTCCGCCCACAGCGGCGCATAACAGGAAGAAGGCTAACGAGCGGTTCACGGCGTGTTTGGGCTGGCTAAGCAACACAATACATGCCGTCACAGCTAGCGCCGCAAAATAATAGATCATGAGTGTTGAGCCTCCCCCTCAGATAGAATGGATAGGTGTAGGTTTTGTATCGATTATGCACCTTACCTATGATTAAGCACAACCCCACAGGGTAAATATAAACGTAGCTTTGAAGTAATGGAAGGATGGGATTTTCTTGGATCAAAGCAATTTAGAACAACGCATTAAGCAAGCGATGGAGCGTCATCCAATCTGCTCCTTTGGCACCGTGGAGGGTAACCGGCCGAAAGTTCGTTATATGAAGTTGTATAATGACGGGCTGACCGTCTATTTAGCTACTGACCGGAAGACACATAAGGTAGACGAGTTGAAGAGCAACCCGAATGTTCACCTACTGTTCGGCCAGGAGAAGGAAGTGGTCGCGATCGAAGGAACAGGCAAGGTCAACGATGATGAAACTGTGCGCAAAAAGCTTTGGAATCGCGAATTCGAGCACTGGTTCAGCGGACCGGATGACCCGGACTACGTTGTGCTTGTAATTGAACCCTCCCGCATTGAATTCTCGGACAGGGACATGAACCTGGAAGTTTGGGAAGCTTAGATTTAACATCAGCTGCAAAGAGGTAAAGCATTCGGTGCTTTGCCTTTTTGTTTTTGACAGCTTAAAAATTTAGTCCGAATTCACCTTGAACTAGTTACAGTCCCTACGGAAATAGAACACAAGGCATATTCCAGGCCAAAAAGTTGGTGGTATAATAGTCCATAACGATTTACCTGTGGAACATAAGACTTGCCAAAGTTAGGATGAAGCCCTGTGAATATCGACCAACCCCAGCTTAAACTGCGACAGTTATTTGCCTTTTTTATCCCTTTAGGTTTGTCTGCAAGCCTGGTGACAATTTCCCATGTCATCATTAACAGCACACTGGCCCGTTCGGCTCAAGCAGAGACCGTCATTGCCAGCTATGCCATAGCGCTCAGCCTGTTGGGTATTACCGAGCGGCCGGCTATCCTGTTGCGGCAATCTTGCTCGGCTCTCGTACGTGACCGGATTTCGTTCCGTGCGATGTCGGCCGTGGCTTATTATGTGTTTGGGGCTATTTTCCTCATCGGATTGCTAGTTTCGTTTACTCCCTTGGGTGAATGGATTTTCCTTTATTTGTTCGGTGTGGAATCGTCCTTGCTAGCTCCCACCGTACATGTGTATCAAATTCTGATGTTTGTTAGCATATTCTCAGCCATACGTTGTCTCTATCACGGCATTATTATCTTCAATTATAGAACCAAATGGCTTACGATCGGGATGGTCATTCGCCTAGTCGTGATGTACCTTATTTCCCTGTATTACATCAACACAGATCGTATTGATAGCGGTAATGTGGGAGCTATTATATTTCTGGCAGGAATGATAGTTGAGGCCATAGTAAGTGTGTTTGAAGGGCGCAGATTGCTGAAAACAATGCCGGAGAAGAAAGCAGACCATCCCGTCTCTTCTTCCAAACATGTCATGCGCTTTTATAAACCATTGCTGTATTCATCGGGGATTGCCGTGTTTTTGGGACCAGCGGTTAATGCCATGTTGGGTAAGACGGTAGACGTCGAATTGTCCATCGCGTCCTTTGCGATTGCGGCCAGTTTAATCCAGCTGGTGTCGAGCTTCTTCACCTATATGCATCAGATGGTGTTGAATTTCTATCCGCGTGATGAGCGTGTTGTGAATCGTTTTGCGTTGTTGTTGGGATTCGTTCCGGCAGTTCTCATGGCTGTGCTATGTTATACGCCGCTTGGGGAATGGTTCATGCTGCATGTGATGGGCGTCAAAGGCCGATTGCTTGAAGAGAGTTTAGATGCTTTGGAAGTGTTTATCCTGTTAGCGCTGATTCTGCCTTGGCTGGATTTCTTGAACGGCATCATTATGTTGCGGGGACAAACCAAAGTGATGGTGTGGTCGCAAGGCGCAAACCTCTTGGTTGCGGCGGTGGTGTTGGTTACATGTGTGGCTTTGGTTCCCGCGTGGGGTGGCCAGATTGGTGCTTTAGCAACCTCCTTGGGATGTGTTGGCGAGATGGGTGTTGTATACTATGTGGTTCGTAAAACCTCTCTTGTTTCTTTAGAGGCGGAGGAGTAATGGCGGATAGGTGAGTTATTTTCTAGAGGCCGGCCGGGCCGGCGGGCGTTCATTATATGTCCAGAACCCCAAAAACCCCGTTATCCCATTGACTCAGCAATGGAGAATGACAATGATGATGACGATTGCGGTTCGATAACGATTATGGTTCAATAACAATTCAATGAAGATCTGAGTGCATTTTATGACGATAACAAGACAATTCGGGAAATGTAAACACAGCTAATTACATATGACGTAGAAAACTAATCATTAAAAAGGCTAGTTGAAAAAACATAAAGTTTCACGTTACGCTGCATTGACGAACTGGTAGGAATGCGGGGGCGTCGATATTAACTGTTTGTATGTGATCGTAGTGGTGGTTGCGAGCAATTTAAACAACTTTACGACTCCTTTGTTAGGCCGTACGGAATTAAGGACACGAAATGAAAGCTCGTCCAAATAGGCCTGGAGGTGCTTAGGGCTTACGCCAAAGTATCTGTCGTTGATGCTGTCGGTGACCATTTGGCATATAAGCAGTAACGTTTCGGAGGCACGAAAATCATTCGTATATTTATACACATTGGGAAATTTAACGTTGGAATGCACATGTTGAATAAGAAAATCTCCCCAATCTGTATCATATGGATCTCTATGTGCTCTGAAAGAGGATATGTGGACATGCTTCAACTTAAAATAGGTCACTTCACCAAATAAATTTAAGGATGCTCCAGCAATGAACGGTTCTTGATTGTGTTGTTGCTGAGACGCGTCTAGCCCGTAGTTCTGATGATTGTAATGGGAGTAAGTTACTTCAACCAATCCATTCAAAAGTTGCTTGGCGTCTGCGCAAGAGATCGAGTAACGAATTTTGTGGAAGATGAGCCAGGCCGTTTTGTAAGTGACAGAGAGGACTTTAGCTAATTGGAGAGCATTAGTGGATGATGAAGGATCTGCAAGAAGAAAAAGAGCATAGAACCACTTATGTAAAGCAGTTCGGCTGCCTTCCATAATTGTTCCTTTAATAAGAGAAGTTTGATGTCTACAGGTATAACACTGATACAGAGGCAACCGGCGGGTGTTGATAATTGTTGCACCGTTATGCCCGCATCGTGAACATACGAACCCGTTACGCCACCTGATCGAAGTCAGTACATCCACGCAAGCCGCTTCATCACAGTACTTCTTACGAAATTGATCGAATGTAACCTCGTCCGCCAAAATCTAACCCCCTCAGAACAGCTCCCGTTAACTTCAAATTAATTATACCAAACAAGTGTTCTTATTTCAATAAAATTAGTAAAATTATTCAAAAATAATATATATATTATATCAGTGGATTATTAATTTATTGGAAATTTTAAGTTGTAGTAGGACCCGCGCTGAGACAATGGGATAACCCCCTTTTTGACCAAAAAAAGAGTAATTGGATCCGTGCAGAGACAATGGGATAACCCCTTTTTGACCGAAAAAAGAGTAACTGGATCCGTGCTGAGACAATGGGATAACCCCCTTTTTGACCAAAAAAAGAGTAATTGGATCCGTGCTGAGACAATGGGATAACCCCTTTTTGGGCAAAAAAAGACCATCGCACCGCGCGACGGATTTTTTAACATTATATTCCATTATCACGCGACCCATAACAATAGCGCAGTAAACACCACAAACAACGCCGACGACCCATACATCAACTTTACCGTGGAGCGAATATGGCCAGGTTGCAGCGATTGCAAGGCATCACCCATCCGGGCGCGGTCCGAAGGAACGCCCTTGTAATAGTTCAGACCGCCAAGCTGCACTCCCAACGCGCCCGCGACGGCGGACTCGGGGAAGCCGCTGTTCGGACTCGGATGGCGGCGCGCATCCCGGCCGACCGTGCGCAGCATGCGCCCAACCGGCAGCCTCATCAAGAAGGCTGCCCCCGCCAATGCCAGCACGGTCAACCGGGCCGGCAACCAGTTCGCGACATCGTCGAGCCGAGCTGAAGCATACCCGAGATGAAGGTAACGCTCGTTCTTATAACCGACCATCGAGTCCAGTGTGTTCACGGCGCGGTAAGCCATCGCAAGCGGCGCGCCGCCGATCGCCGCATAGAACAGCGGCGAAATGATTCCGTCGACGATATTTTCGGCGACGGTCTCCACCGCGCCGCGCGTAATCTCGGCCTCATCCAGGTCGGCGGTATCCCGCCCGACCACCATGCCGAGTGCCCGCCGCGAGGCAATCAAGTCCCCGCGTGCAAGGCAGCGGAAGATGTCCATCCCGGCTTGGGCGAGCCCTTTGGCGGCAACGGTGGTGGCGATCAGCCACACCTCAGCCCCCAAAGCCGCCCAGGGATGGATCATCGCGAGCAGCCGCAGCAGCGCCCAAGTGAGCGCGAAGGAGCCGCCGACGAGCGCGATCGGCAACAGGAAGCCCGCGCGCTTCAGGCCGCGGGCTGACTCTACGCGCCGGCGAATCGCCCGCTCGAGCGCTGAAATGGTTCGCCCCATCCCCACAACAGGATGGGGCACCTTGCGGGGATCGCCGACAATCAGGTCCGTAATGTAGGCGGCAACCAGGATTAGCGGAGGCAGAAAAATGGAGGATAGTATCATCATTGGCGGTTAATCCTCCTTTTGCGTGCGGACCGCTTCGTGCACAGTAGCATATACCAGACGCCCCACCGCATTACCCCATGTGGTTGCAACACCCGCGTACTGATGAGTCAATTCTGAAGGACCCGTCTGGGTGACCGCAACGGCTATAGCATCCGTTGTGGTGCCGGTCGCTTGCAGCCCGTTCTCACGGTCTAGGATGTTCAGCTCTTGCAATGCCGCCGTCTTGGCTTCTGTAGCCGTAATAACCGCGTTAATCATAGCCGCATCCGACAATCGCCCCTCCAGCAAAATAAACGTATTAATCGTTCCCGCCCGGTAAGCCGGGAAGGTTGTTCGCGCCACCCCGGCTCTTGCGCCATTGGATGTTCCTGCCGTACTGCACACGAGCAGCTTATATCCATCCCCCTCTTCTTCAGCAAAAGAGGCATGCGTAAGATGCGCCGCGGTCTGTAAACCCACACAACGTTCTGAAGGATACCCCCAGAACACGAGCTGGCGCCGCATCATGGCTTCCGGATCCGAACAATCATAGCTAAGCGGTACTTTCCAATTGATGAGGTGATCAGCCGTACGCCGACCTCCGCCAAAAGGCGCGCTGCTCACGACATCCATCGTGAAAGGCGCCTTAAACAGCATATGATCTCCCTCTTCCGCCAGCCGGCATTGCCAGTGGGGAAAGAGAAGGGATTTGTATTCTTTTGAACCGCGGAAAGGTTGTGTCATCTCTTTATTCTCCAATTCGTATTCCAATTCGTATCCACTTCGTATCCCACTTCGTATACCAATCCGTTATTTCAATCTAATCCGCCAATGTTCAAAATCGGGTCAAAATCACACATCCCATTAAAGCAGCAATTTCAGCCCATTCAATCAACGCACCATAGCCGTCCCCTGTAAATCCGCCCAGAATACGAACCATTTTGCGACTAAACAACCAGCATGATGCTCCGACGGCCAGCACCCACAGTGCGCCGTACCATCCAAAGATCATCACCGAAGCGGCAGATATCCACATTCCATGCACCCCTAATACAAAAGGAGTTAGATGTGTTTGCAGTCCTGTGCCAAGACCTGATGCTGAAATATACGGGTACTTTCTCATCGCCGCCACCATCATAAATCGCGCTAGTGCTGGTATGAGCAGAAGGGTGAGTAGGGGAGCTTTTGAAATCAGAATCGTGTATACCGCTGCCGTCTTTAACAACAACAGAACGATCGCGGCCAAAACCCCCATCGCGCCGACGCGGCTGTCTTTCATAATCTCCAGCATGCGTTCCCTGCTCCGGTTACTTCCCAGGCCATCCGCCAAATCCATCCAACCGTCCAGATGCAGACCACCCGTGATATAGATCCACAACCCCACCATACATACCGCTGCCAAAGGGGCTCCGAAAAGGTGCTCTAATGGCTCTGAAGCCACTACGATCAGCAATCCGATCATCAGACCGATCAAAGGATAAAATCTCGGACTTCGCTCCCAATCCCCCGGACGGTTGGTGAAAGCGGGCACGGGAATTCGAGTCATGAACGCCAACGCATGCCAAAACGCGCTCATCCTTTCAGCCTCAAGGGAAGGCCGCTAATCACAGCAAATACTTCATCCGCCTCAGCCGCAAGCTGTTGGTTCGCATCCCCGATGACATCTTGAAACCACCGCCCCAGCGGATTCATAGCCACACCGCCCCAGCCCACTTCATCCGTCACTATGAAAACTGCGGCCTCAGTCGATAGTTTTGTTCGCATCGCATGCAACCATTGCTGTATCTCATCTTTTACGTGCATTGTCACTTCGTCGGAACGACATTGCTCCTCCGAAACCGCCATAAGTTGATTGCCCACCCACGCCGAAAGGGAATCGACAAGAATGACAGGATAACCTTCATAGTTAGCAACGCCTTCAGTAAGCTTGTCCGGCGTTTCCAACAGCCCCCATTCGGAGGGGCGGCGATTTCGATGCGCTTCGATTCTGGTCCGCATCTCGTCATCATAAATGTGACCGGTTGCGACGTAGAGGACAGAGCCGTTAGTGATTGGGGATGAAGATTGGGAGGTCGGCAAGATAGTGGAGGCCCCGGCAAGGCTAAGTTGATGGGCCATCTCCTCAGCAT
Protein-coding sequences here:
- a CDS encoding thiol-disulfide oxidoreductase DCC family protein; translated protein: MTISQHQPINEGKTNRSTPKHLLLIDGECILCAGMTKFVVSRDLGDRFRFAALQSEVGRSMLKQVGGSPGRMDTFVYIREGRYYIKSSAALRVVRHLGKGWPLLSVLLAVPAPIRDAVYDFIAKRRNLWFGRQDVCLWRTPELRRKFVDELSEE
- a CDS encoding response regulator transcription factor, with translation MNTIRILLVEDDPDWSRAMAMFLNREPDLEIVGIASDRDEALTLFHAADKLDVVLMDINLTGNLPDGIHVAAEMLDIRPLKMIMLTSLEDESVITKAFTAGAVDYVSKTNYKHLPHAIRTAVLHGTPMEALLKEFSRLKKEEQLQALTPAEREVYDLLEQGYTKPQMERKLFKTESTLKNQINKLLKKLGVRSGKEAVEKVRRKGL
- a CDS encoding sensor histidine kinase encodes the protein MIYYFAALAVTACIVLLSQPKHAVNRSLAFFLLCAAVGGLTEWANTLPGYWLFNGITIINQTLTPYGALLFALAYTQDHQASGRFFTEYAVMNRGTRGLRLVLLLPVVLTVILTPSTPRIQLHELSLLLWAGPYYIATCVLLIRAYIREPNPNVKRKRFITVLLMVPTLIAVVLFINVARVVDPEFPFFNYVAGFIIYSLGAGLGFAFVTGALGVRLRLEQDTLESTMKAISSGTAILNHTIKNEIGKISLSTDNIQAVLDKEDTDPAVHAQLQIIKNASEHMQAMVTKIHAQMRTLILQEEPVALLELVTENITEQEPLLDQMEIHVVFHAVIRPVVICDKVHIKEALGNVIRNAVEAMPDGGSLELSMDATARKDVILTVRDTGSGMSEETRKQVMEPFYTTKSRRGNFGLGLTYTYYVMKQTGGSLQFHSREGEGTRVSFVFPRRKVTRILNAEEVRP
- a CDS encoding pyridoxamine 5'-phosphate oxidase family protein, with the translated sequence MDQSNLEQRIKQAMERHPICSFGTVEGNRPKVRYMKLYNDGLTVYLATDRKTHKVDELKSNPNVHLLFGQEKEVVAIEGTGKVNDDETVRKKLWNREFEHWFSGPDDPDYVVLVIEPSRIEFSDRDMNLEVWEA
- a CDS encoding multi antimicrobial extrusion protein MatE, whose amino-acid sequence is MDQPQLKLRQLFAFFIPLGLSASLVTISHVIINSTLARSAQAETVIASYAIALSLLGITERPAILLRQSCSALVRDRISFRAMSAVAYYVFGAIFLIGLLVSFTPLGEWIFLYLFGVESSLLAPTVHVYQILMFVSIFSAIRCLYHGIIIFNYRTKWLTIGMVIRLVVMYLISLYYINTDRIDSGNVGAIIFLAGMIVEAIVSVFEGRRLLKTMPEKKADHPVSSSKHVMRFYKPLLYSSGIAVFLGPAVNAMLGKTVDVELSIASFAIAASLIQLVSSFFTYMHQMVLNFYPRDERVVNRFALLLGFVPAVLMAVLCYTPLGEWFMLHVMGVKGRLLEESLDALEVFILLALILPWLDFLNGIIMLRGQTKVMVWSQGANLLVAAVVLVTCVALVPAWGGQIGALATSLGCVGEMGVVYYVVRKTSLVSLEAEE
- a CDS encoding transposase, translated to MADEVTFDQFRKKYCDEAACVDVLTSIRWRNGFVCSRCGHNGATIINTRRLPLYQCYTCRHQTSLIKGTIMEGSRTALHKWFYALFLLADPSSSTNALQLAKVLSVTYKTAWLIFHKIRYSISCADAKQLLNGLVEVTYSHYNHQNYGLDASQQQHNQEPFIAGASLNLFGEVTYFKLKHVHISSFRAHRDPYDTDWGDFLIQHVHSNVKFPNVYKYTNDFRASETLLLICQMVTDSINDRYFGVSPKHLQAYLDELSFRVLNSVRPNKGVVKLFKLLATTTTITYKQLISTPPHSYQFVNAA
- the cbiB gene encoding adenosylcobinamide-phosphate synthase CbiB, which produces MMILSSIFLPPLILVAAYITDLIVGDPRKVPHPVVGMGRTISALERAIRRRVESARGLKRAGFLLPIALVGGSFALTWALLRLLAMIHPWAALGAEVWLIATTVAAKGLAQAGMDIFRCLARGDLIASRRALGMVVGRDTADLDEAEITRGAVETVAENIVDGIISPLFYAAIGGAPLAMAYRAVNTLDSMVGYKNERYLHLGYASARLDDVANWLPARLTVLALAGAAFLMRLPVGRMLRTVGRDARRHPSPNSGFPESAVAGALGVQLGGLNYYKGVPSDRARMGDALQSLQPGHIRSTVKLMYGSSALFVVFTALLLWVA
- a CDS encoding adenosylcobinamide amidohydrolase, with the protein product MTQPFRGSKEYKSLLFPHWQCRLAEEGDHMLFKAPFTMDVVSSAPFGGGRRTADHLINWKVPLSYDCSDPEAMMRRQLVFWGYPSERCVGLQTAAHLTHASFAEEEGDGYKLLVCSTAGTSNGARAGVARTTFPAYRAGTINTFILLEGRLSDAAMINAVITATEAKTAALQELNILDRENGLQATGTTTDAIAVAVTQTGPSELTHQYAGVATTWGNAVGRLVYATVHEAVRTQKED
- the cobS gene encoding adenosylcobinamide-GDP ribazoletransferase yields the protein MSAFWHALAFMTRIPVPAFTNRPGDWERSPRFYPLIGLMIGLLIVVASEPLEHLFGAPLAAVCMVGLWIYITGGLHLDGWMDLADGLGSNRSRERMLEIMKDSRVGAMGVLAAIVLLLLKTAAVYTILISKAPLLTLLLIPALARFMMVAAMRKYPYISASGLGTGLQTHLTPFVLGVHGMWISAASVMIFGWYGALWVLAVGASCWLFSRKMVRILGGFTGDGYGALIEWAEIAALMGCVILTRF
- a CDS encoding bifunctional adenosylcobinamide kinase/adenosylcobinamide-phosphate guanylyltransferase — encoded protein: MKLIMISGGVRSGKSRYAEEMAHQLSLAGASTILPTSQSSSPITNGSVLYVATGHIYDDEMRTRIEAHRNRRPSEWGLLETPDKLTEGVANYEGYPVILVDSLSAWVGNQLMAVSEEQCRSDEVTMHVKDEIQQWLHAMRTKLSTEAAVFIVTDEVGWGGVAMNPLGRWFQDVIGDANQQLAAEADEVFAVISGLPLRLKG